The following coding sequences are from one Neodiprion lecontei isolate iyNeoLeco1 chromosome 7, iyNeoLeco1.1, whole genome shotgun sequence window:
- the LOC107223086 gene encoding gustatory and odorant receptor 21a-like has translation MDFRTVCRPMILALRVSGTFFISVKRDGYTFSWFSVETIYAILFHVVTDVVAAISITPKIKELLESGFDLGLDSFFTLALTWPNFVLPIIGLFSSKSVTRYLNEWKIVEDEFRALAGKSLVFPELKTASRLLPIVTLILPIPVTVIAISIGRHSIIQAITNAKPLLTFECVATMWQIQAELFSLTYQKYCENLSKTLHSTQGTNASVIIRYRLLYLRITSLALSLNRSMNLMTTIAYVILYIDMIIGAYSAIVGLSSKVVTASLLYQLFFPLLYCTIINQVYCEAGRRITLAGGEEVAGKISGMRSRFSWAARTEFFRLMDTVYLLSPEPRLAGCVRLGRGLTTVSLKIMFSYLVVLFQFRGSLE, from the exons ATGGACTTCAGAACCGTCTGTCGTCCTATGATCCTGGCCCTCCGGGTATCCGGGACGTTCTTCATCTCCGTTAAACGCGATGGCTACACCTTCTCCTGGTTCTCCGTCGAGACCATTTACGCGATCCTCTTCCACGTGGTGACTGACGTGGTCGCCGCTATCTCGATCACGCCAAAGATAAAGGAACTTTTGGAATCCGGATTCGAC CTTGGGCTCGACAGCTTCTTCACTCTCGCGCTGACGTGGCCGAACTTTGTGCTGCCGATAATCGGCTTATTCTCCAGCAAATCCGTAACGAGGTACCTGAACGAATGGAAGATCGTTGAGGACGAGTTTCGCGCCCTGGCCGGAAAGTCGCTGGTTTTTCCTGAACTGAAAACGGCCAGCCGTCTGCTACCGATTGTAACGTTGATCTTGCCGATCCCCGTTACCGTGATAGCCATAAGCATTGGCCGTCATTCGATCATCCAAGCGATCACAAACGCAAAACCCTTACTGACGTTCGAGTGTGTCGCAACGATGTGGCAAATCCAGGCCGAGCTTTTCAGCCTAACGTACCAAAAGTACTGCGAAAATCTATCCAAG ACGCTGCACTCGACTCAGGGTACCAACGCCTCCGTTATCATACGGTACAGGCTTCTTTACCTGAGGATCACTTCACTGGCGTTGAGCCTGAACAGATCGATGAACCTGATGACCACGATTGCTTACGTCATTCTCTACATCGACATGATTATCGGAGCCTATTCGGCGATTG tgGGTCTCTCTAGCAAGGTAGTGACCGCCTCTCTACTCTACCAACTTTTCTTCCCGCTGTTATACTGCACAATTATAAATCAGGTCTACTGTGAGGCAGGGAGGAGGATCACGCTGGCCGGAGGCGAAGAG GTCGCCGGAAAGATAAGCGGCATGAGGTCACGGTTCTCCTGGGCTGCCCGAACCGAGTTCTTTCGACTAATGGATACCGTTTACCTTCTTTCACCGGAGCCCAGACTCGCTGGCTGCGTAAGGTTGGGCAGAGGTCTCACAACCGTCAGTTTAAAGATTATGTTCAGCTATTTGGTTGTCTTGTTTCAATTCAGAGGCAGCCTTGAATAG
- the LOC107223088 gene encoding uncharacterized protein LOC107223088 isoform X3, with translation MCIPVTPVVARRYASLPVGQHEARDKKLAGRSTSHIQAMRLAGTAASIAILAILASASAQRSNSTLNELEDDAEKIKPPGHDYGSSTLKTEGSLCHHKDYRSYIKCLLRHRRYDSPQATVEILYPGRTPSVPAAGNGCMEECEREPCRRQDVTSCSEVCYDRCLRKTKEIHHRITEYESACEEGDKCEGGKFEHRQGVNPFANLTTSIDIRNYVNNTNLIVNNPLPDSDAGHRGKKPDDTNRNNTSCGPGQPGCSDTGTDIVSGEQPGLNTPLEAAPGFQPWYPAPGTASLALVPQIQMVPQITFGLGISTGFGLGSAPAGCPYTSIWMCIPNQQLQQTSDCSGCKQPYPYQRGRCDPACQRG, from the exons ATGTGTATACCTGTTACGCCCGTCGTGGCACGTCGTTACGCCTCATTGCCTGTAG GGCAACACGAGGCCCGGGATAAGAAACTCGCAGGTCGCTCAACCTCCCACATCCAAGCAATGCGCCTCGCGGGTACCGCAGCCTCGATTGCGATCCTCGCAATACTCGCGAGTGCTTCGGCTCAGCGATCGAACTCCACCCTCAACGAACTCGAAGATGACGCCGAGAAGATCAAGCCCCCTGGACACGACTACGGCTCGTCCACCCTGAAGACCGAGGGATCTCTCTGCCATCACAAAGATTACAGGTCGTACATCAAGTGCCTGCTGAGGCATAGGAGGTACGACTCACCGCAGGCCACTG TTGAAATTTTGTACCCAGGTAGAACGCCGTCAGTCCCCGCTGCTGGCAACGGATGCATGGAGGAGTGTGAACGCGAGCCGTGTCGTCGTCAAGACGTCACTTCCTGTTCCGAGGTCTGCTACGATCGCTGCCTGAGAAAGACGAAGGAGATCCACCATCGGATCACCGAATACGAAAGCGCCTGCGAGGAGGGAGACAAATGCGAGGGAGGAAAGTTCGAACATCGTCAAGGAGTGAATCCGTTCGCCAACCTAACGACCAGCATCGACATTCGGAATTACGTCAACAATACCAACCTGATAGTTAACAACCCCTTGCCTGACTCGGACGCCGGTCATCGTGGGAAAAAGCCAGACGACACAAACCGAAACAACACCAGCTGCGGGCCTGGACAACCTGGGTGCTCAGACACTGGGACTGACATCGTGTCGG GCGAACAACCTGGACTGAATACTCCACTCGAAGCAGCCCCAGGATTTCAACCGTGGTACCCTGCACCAGGTACTGCAAGCCTCGCTCTCGTTCCCCAGATTCAAATGGTGCCGCAAATCACGTTCGGTCTTGGGATCAGTACTGGTTTCGGTTTGGGTTCCGCCCCTGCTGGCTGCCCGTACACGAGCATCTGGATGTGTATTCCGAATCAGCAACTGCAGCAG ACTTCCGATTGCTCCGGCTGCAAGCAGCCCTATCCCTATCAACGTGGAAGATGTGATCCTGCCTGCCAACGAGGCTGA
- the LOC107223088 gene encoding uncharacterized protein LOC107223088 isoform X2, producing the protein MYQKARETLSRDEVQTDVSRIKHPADCERIVVKLRAIIHACRASPRCTRCGRRECIALSCQETVKKMCCANRLLSVCQPFLLYIKGQHEARDKKLAGRSTSHIQAMRLAGTAASIAILAILASASAQRSNSTLNELEDDAEKIKPPGHDYGSSTLKTEGSLCHHKDYRSYIKCLLRHRRYDSPQATGRTPSVPAAGNGCMEECEREPCRRQDVTSCSEVCYDRCLRKTKEIHHRITEYESACEEGDKCEGGKFEHRQGVNPFANLTTSIDIRNYVNNTNLIVNNPLPDSDAGHRGKKPDDTNRNNTSCGPGQPGCSDTGTDIVSGEQPGLNTPLEAAPGFQPWYPAPGTASLALVPQIQMVPQITFGLGISTGFGLGSAPAGCPYTSIWMCIPNQQLQQTSDCSGCKQPYPYQRGRCDPACQRG; encoded by the exons ATGTATCAGAAAGCCCGAGAAACGTTATCCCGGGACGAAGTTCAAACAGACGTGTCCCGGATTAAACATCCTGCAGACTGTGAAAGAATAGTCGTTAAGTTACGAGCAATTATTCACGCGTGTCGAGCCTCGCCGCGTTGTACACGGTGTGGGAGGAGGGAGTGCATCGCCCTATCTTGTCAAgagacggtgaaaaaaatgtgttgCGCAAACCGACTACTATCTGTTTGCCAACCGTTTCTTTTGTATATAAAAGGGCAACACGAGGCCCGGGATAAGAAACTCGCAGGTCGCTCAACCTCCCACATCCAAGCAATGCGCCTCGCGGGTACCGCAGCCTCGATTGCGATCCTCGCAATACTCGCGAGTGCTTCGGCTCAGCGATCGAACTCCACCCTCAACGAACTCGAAGATGACGCCGAGAAGATCAAGCCCCCTGGACACGACTACGGCTCGTCCACCCTGAAGACCGAGGGATCTCTCTGCCATCACAAAGATTACAGGTCGTACATCAAGTGCCTGCTGAGGCATAGGAGGTACGACTCACCGCAGGCCACTG GTAGAACGCCGTCAGTCCCCGCTGCTGGCAACGGATGCATGGAGGAGTGTGAACGCGAGCCGTGTCGTCGTCAAGACGTCACTTCCTGTTCCGAGGTCTGCTACGATCGCTGCCTGAGAAAGACGAAGGAGATCCACCATCGGATCACCGAATACGAAAGCGCCTGCGAGGAGGGAGACAAATGCGAGGGAGGAAAGTTCGAACATCGTCAAGGAGTGAATCCGTTCGCCAACCTAACGACCAGCATCGACATTCGGAATTACGTCAACAATACCAACCTGATAGTTAACAACCCCTTGCCTGACTCGGACGCCGGTCATCGTGGGAAAAAGCCAGACGACACAAACCGAAACAACACCAGCTGCGGGCCTGGACAACCTGGGTGCTCAGACACTGGGACTGACATCGTGTCGG GCGAACAACCTGGACTGAATACTCCACTCGAAGCAGCCCCAGGATTTCAACCGTGGTACCCTGCACCAGGTACTGCAAGCCTCGCTCTCGTTCCCCAGATTCAAATGGTGCCGCAAATCACGTTCGGTCTTGGGATCAGTACTGGTTTCGGTTTGGGTTCCGCCCCTGCTGGCTGCCCGTACACGAGCATCTGGATGTGTATTCCGAATCAGCAACTGCAGCAG ACTTCCGATTGCTCCGGCTGCAAGCAGCCCTATCCCTATCAACGTGGAAGATGTGATCCTGCCTGCCAACGAGGCTGA
- the LOC107223088 gene encoding uncharacterized protein LOC107223088 isoform X1 encodes MYQKARETLSRDEVQTDVSRIKHPADCERIVVKLRAIIHACRASPRCTRCGRRECIALSCQETVKKMCCANRLLSVCQPFLLYIKGQHEARDKKLAGRSTSHIQAMRLAGTAASIAILAILASASAQRSNSTLNELEDDAEKIKPPGHDYGSSTLKTEGSLCHHKDYRSYIKCLLRHRRYDSPQATVEILYPGRTPSVPAAGNGCMEECEREPCRRQDVTSCSEVCYDRCLRKTKEIHHRITEYESACEEGDKCEGGKFEHRQGVNPFANLTTSIDIRNYVNNTNLIVNNPLPDSDAGHRGKKPDDTNRNNTSCGPGQPGCSDTGTDIVSGEQPGLNTPLEAAPGFQPWYPAPGTASLALVPQIQMVPQITFGLGISTGFGLGSAPAGCPYTSIWMCIPNQQLQQTSDCSGCKQPYPYQRGRCDPACQRG; translated from the exons ATGTATCAGAAAGCCCGAGAAACGTTATCCCGGGACGAAGTTCAAACAGACGTGTCCCGGATTAAACATCCTGCAGACTGTGAAAGAATAGTCGTTAAGTTACGAGCAATTATTCACGCGTGTCGAGCCTCGCCGCGTTGTACACGGTGTGGGAGGAGGGAGTGCATCGCCCTATCTTGTCAAgagacggtgaaaaaaatgtgttgCGCAAACCGACTACTATCTGTTTGCCAACCGTTTCTTTTGTATATAAAAGGGCAACACGAGGCCCGGGATAAGAAACTCGCAGGTCGCTCAACCTCCCACATCCAAGCAATGCGCCTCGCGGGTACCGCAGCCTCGATTGCGATCCTCGCAATACTCGCGAGTGCTTCGGCTCAGCGATCGAACTCCACCCTCAACGAACTCGAAGATGACGCCGAGAAGATCAAGCCCCCTGGACACGACTACGGCTCGTCCACCCTGAAGACCGAGGGATCTCTCTGCCATCACAAAGATTACAGGTCGTACATCAAGTGCCTGCTGAGGCATAGGAGGTACGACTCACCGCAGGCCACTG TTGAAATTTTGTACCCAGGTAGAACGCCGTCAGTCCCCGCTGCTGGCAACGGATGCATGGAGGAGTGTGAACGCGAGCCGTGTCGTCGTCAAGACGTCACTTCCTGTTCCGAGGTCTGCTACGATCGCTGCCTGAGAAAGACGAAGGAGATCCACCATCGGATCACCGAATACGAAAGCGCCTGCGAGGAGGGAGACAAATGCGAGGGAGGAAAGTTCGAACATCGTCAAGGAGTGAATCCGTTCGCCAACCTAACGACCAGCATCGACATTCGGAATTACGTCAACAATACCAACCTGATAGTTAACAACCCCTTGCCTGACTCGGACGCCGGTCATCGTGGGAAAAAGCCAGACGACACAAACCGAAACAACACCAGCTGCGGGCCTGGACAACCTGGGTGCTCAGACACTGGGACTGACATCGTGTCGG GCGAACAACCTGGACTGAATACTCCACTCGAAGCAGCCCCAGGATTTCAACCGTGGTACCCTGCACCAGGTACTGCAAGCCTCGCTCTCGTTCCCCAGATTCAAATGGTGCCGCAAATCACGTTCGGTCTTGGGATCAGTACTGGTTTCGGTTTGGGTTCCGCCCCTGCTGGCTGCCCGTACACGAGCATCTGGATGTGTATTCCGAATCAGCAACTGCAGCAG ACTTCCGATTGCTCCGGCTGCAAGCAGCCCTATCCCTATCAACGTGGAAGATGTGATCCTGCCTGCCAACGAGGCTGA
- the LOC107223091 gene encoding uncharacterized protein LOC107223091: MQEAGCEPPTSSPGSDGPSWYRRCLAYLRNHGRVDPAKVELPHCDFFIVGQRRTLRVLRPALRGRWFYEGNNGRPESVNDNFFSRWSKRPHPSGNCRCSFRQSARLSSTEEEIISKEINRIRTSLCEAEKTGQDIGEIERSVAINLDVLIPVTSQPTKRATVAEEKIVKTKIIQDLERYINDLLQEILTDSVKFAADVEKLGRREGGDDESVSVGPDERKSDNNGEPFGNLNFAFHADEQKSLERNGSVRKEEMTPSGYENPAFLGSSSDPDGLEFYLNRPVGKSLARCTMEQLDCIDSGINSVETVEFQPDQEPSLEESLMEIIDAKLGRTHLRKSWEDFQAPKAKSAGDDEPTEKVTEPQGEVESPPETGGSDTDTSEPLDEVQTDPSFAKLRLEFSKKPINEEVQLRRRADSIRSSLVAQARERSDSFGRLQEDKESNGSELDDSCSVIPESPRDIVLFRKNRKPTIVFLHGFGSSADVFELQLEYFSNLGYPCIAPDMLGHGLSSAPDRASDYHFEKLLKDLVVLLHHYAFRPGHKCVIVAHNYGCSLAAALACKFESNIHQLVLISGGGPTPLARPSAEGAAHCCLRAMVAPLLVCGLRREVMYSPRGRQHPYCGSEPPEQRPSHMKYVLDGMVWPEGEYTLYRRICTPTLLVHGLRDNEVSLVQECQMERTMVKAFLEALPSAGHNPMTDCPEQLNHMIHCFIDLWKNKKW; the protein is encoded by the exons ATGCAGGAAGCCGGCTGCGAGCCCCCGACGTCTTCTCCTGGGTCCGACGGACCCTCCTGGTACCGAAGGTGCCTGGCCTACCTCAGGAATCACGGTCGCGTTGATCCGGCCAAGGTTGAACTGCCGCACTGCGACTTCTTCATCGTCGGACAGCGCCGAACTCTGCGGGTCTTGAGGCCCGCGCTTAGGGGCCGGTGGTTCTACGAGGGTAACAACGGCCGGCCTGAATCCGTCAATGACAACTTCTTCTCAAGGTGGTCGAAGCGGCCTCATCCTTCCGGGAACTGCAGGTGCTCCTTTCGGCAGTCGGCCAGGCTAAGCTCGACCGAGGAGGAGATCATTTCGAAGGAGATAAACAGGATTCGGACGAGCCTTTGCGAGGCTGAGAAGACCGGGCAGGACATCGGGGAGATCGAAAGGAGCGTGGCGATCAACCTTGACGTGCTGATCCCCGTTACCAGTCAACCGACCAAAAGGGCGACCGTCGCTGAGGAGAAGATCGTCAAGACAAAGATCATCCAGGATCTGGAGAGGTACATAAACGATCTTCTTCAAGAAATACTCACCGACTCGGTAAAGTTCGCTGCGGACGTTGAGAAACTTGGACGACGGGAGGGAGGCGACGATGAAAGCGTGTCCGTCGGCCCCGATGAACGTAAGTCCGACAATAACGGTGAGCCGTTTGGTAATTTAAACTTCGCTTTTCACGCCGACGAGCAGAAGTCATTGGAACGAAACGGGAGCGTTCGAAAGGAGGAGATGACGCCTAGTGGTTACGAGAATCCCGCGTTCTTGGGCTCCTCGAGCGATCCCGACGGGCTTGAGTTCTACCTTAACAGACCAGTGGGCAAGAGCTTGGCCCGCTGCACCATGGAGCAGCTGGACTGCATAGACTCCGGAATAAACAGCGTCGAGACGGTCGAGTTTCAGCCCGACCAGGAGCCCAGCCTGGAGGAATCGCTGATGGAGATCATAGACGCGAAACTCGGTCGAACGCACCTTCGCAAAAGCTGGGAGGACTTTCAAGCTCCGAAGGCAAAGAGCGCAGGCGACGACGAGCCGACCGAGAAAGTAACGGAGCCCCAAGGGGAGGTTGAATCACCGCCCGAGACGGGTGGCAGTGATACCGATACCTCCGAACCTCTCGACGAGGTTCAAACTGATCCCAGCTTCGCAAAGCTGCGCTTGGAGTTCAGCAAGAAACCGATTAACGAGGAAGTTCAGCTTCGACGAAGGGCCGACTCGATCAGGTCCTCGCTGGTCGCCCAGGCCAGGGAACGCTCGGATTCGTTCGGGAGGCTGCAGGAGGACAAAGAATCGAACGGGTCTGAGCTGGACGACTCGTGCTCCGTGATCCCGGAGAGCCCGCGCGACATCGTGCTCTTCCGCAAAAACAGGAAACCCACGATCGTCTTCCTCCACGGCTTCGGCTCAAGCGCCGACGTCTTCGAACTCCAACTCGAGTACTTCTCCAATCTCGGCTACCCCTGCATCGCCCCCGACATGCTCGGCCACGGACTCAGTTCCGCTCCTGATCGCGCCAGCGATTACCACTTCGAAAAGCTCCTGAAGGACCTCGTCGTTCTTCTTCATCATTACGCTTTCAGGCCTGGACATAAGTGCGTCATAGTCGCGCACAACTACGG gtGTAGTCTCGCCGCCGCGTTGGCCTGCAAGTTCGAAAGCAACATTCATCAGCTGGTCCTGATATCCGGCGGTGGTCCAACGCCCCTGGCGAGACCGAGTGCTGAGGGGGCTGCTCACTGCTGCTTAAGAGCGATGGTGGCTCCTCTTCTGGTCTGCGGTCTTCGCCGAGAGGTCATGTACTCTCCCAGGGGACGCCAACACCCCTACTGCGGTTCCGAGCCCCCGGAGCAGCGACCTTCCCACATGAAATACGTCCTCGATGGCATGGTCTGGCCCGAAGGGGAGTACACGCTCTACAGGCGGATCTGCACACCGACTTTACTCGTTCATGGACTCAGGGACAACGAGGTGTCACTTGTTCAGGAGTGTCAGATGGAAAGG ACGATGGTGAAAGCGTTTTTGGAAGCCCTTCCATCGGCCGGTCACAACCCAATGACGGACTGTCCGGAACAGCTGAACCACATGATTCATTGTTTCATAGACTTGTGGAAGAACAAGAAGTGGTAG
- the LOC107223092 gene encoding coiled-coil domain-containing protein 124 has translation MPKKFVGENSKAVAARARKAAVKEAEASKKVQEAEDKAWQDDDKQLQKKKQKQEEMEKKRLQQLEKKAEAKALLEKEMSSIKVGGKQPAAKLTRAEIQAETERRNQVAQKKKTEDEERPIEENINRIVLEGETAHGIDEALSVLSTKESEVDRHPEKRLKAAYTAFEERMMPLIKEQNPTLRLSQLKQILRKEWMKSPDNPLNQRIQNR, from the exons ATGCCGAAAAAGTTCGTTGGGGAGAACAGCAAGGCTGTGGCAGCCAGGGCGCGAAAAGCGGCAGTAAAGGAAGCCGAGGCCTCGAAAAAGGTCCAGGAGGCCGAAGACAAGGCGTGGCAGGACGACGATAAGCAGTTacagaagaagaagcagaaacaG gaagaaatggaaaagaagCGGCTGCAGCAGTTGGAGAAAAAAGCCGAGGCGAAGGCGCTCCTCGAAAAGGAAATGTCCAGCATTAAGGTGGGCGGAAAACAGCCAGCGGCGAAGTTGACGCGGGCGGAAATTCAGGCGGAAACTGAGAGGCGGAACCAGGTCGCCCAGAAGAAGAAGACCGAAGATGAGGAGAGACCGATAGAGGAAAACATCAACCGAATCGTTCTCGAGGGCGAAACGGCCCACGGAATAGACGAGGCGCTATCGGTTCTCAG CACGAAGGAATCTGAGGTCGATCGGCACCCTGAAAAACGGCTGAAGGCTGCTTACACCGCGTTCGAGGAGCGAATGATGCCGCTGATCAAAGAGCAGAATCCGACACTGCGGCTCAGCCAGCTGAAGCAGATATTAAGGAAGGAGTGGATGAAGTCGCCGGACAACCCGCTCAACCAGAGAATTCAAAATCGCTGA
- the LOC107223093 gene encoding UPF0235 protein C15orf40 homolog isoform X2, with amino-acid sequence MFGQVVIKLCDVKLGAVKKTSSISLREMSKKGSSKKAREKVKTGENIEPRLTCPVTLDKSGNVLIKIQAKPGAKHNNVTDISEESVGVAISAPPVDGEANTELVKYLTSVLGVRKSDVSLDRGSKSRQKTVIVSNQTVEKVLEKLREEMQTSG; translated from the exons ATGTTTGGACAAGTGGTGATAAAATTGTGTGACGTAAAATTAGGCGCAGTGAAAAAAACGAGCAGCATCTCGTTGCGAGAAATGTCGAAGAAAGGATCGTCCAAGAAGGCTAGGGAGAAGGTGAAAACAGGTGAAAATATCGAG CCTCGCCTTACTTGTCCAGTTACTTTGGACAAAAGCGGCAACGTGTTGATCAAAATTCAAGCCAAGCCGGGAGCCAAGCACAACAATGTAACAG ACATTTCCGAAGAGAGTGTCGGAGTCGCTATATCAGCACCTCCGGTCGATGGCGAAGCAAACACAGAGCTGGTGAAATACCTGACGTCGGTACTGGGCGTAAGGAAGTCGGACGTGTCTTTGGACAGG GGTTCGAAGAGTCGTCAGAAGACCGTCATCGTGTCTAATCAGACCGTGGAAAAGGTTCTCGAAAAACTTCGAGAGGAAATGCAGACGAGCGGTTGA
- the LOC107223093 gene encoding UPF0235 protein C15orf40 homolog isoform X1, with amino-acid sequence MFGQVVIKLCDVKLGAVKKTSSISLREMSKKGSSKKAREKVKTVFLRVFQPRLTCPVTLDKSGNVLIKIQAKPGAKHNNVTDISEESVGVAISAPPVDGEANTELVKYLTSVLGVRKSDVSLDRGSKSRQKTVIVSNQTVEKVLEKLREEMQTSG; translated from the exons ATGTTTGGACAAGTGGTGATAAAATTGTGTGACGTAAAATTAGGCGCAGTGAAAAAAACGAGCAGCATCTCGTTGCGAGAAATGTCGAAGAAAGGATCGTCCAAGAAGGCTAGGGAGAAGGTGAAAACAG tttttctgcGCGTGTTTCAGCCTCGCCTTACTTGTCCAGTTACTTTGGACAAAAGCGGCAACGTGTTGATCAAAATTCAAGCCAAGCCGGGAGCCAAGCACAACAATGTAACAG ACATTTCCGAAGAGAGTGTCGGAGTCGCTATATCAGCACCTCCGGTCGATGGCGAAGCAAACACAGAGCTGGTGAAATACCTGACGTCGGTACTGGGCGTAAGGAAGTCGGACGTGTCTTTGGACAGG GGTTCGAAGAGTCGTCAGAAGACCGTCATCGTGTCTAATCAGACCGTGGAAAAGGTTCTCGAAAAACTTCGAGAGGAAATGCAGACGAGCGGTTGA